A single window of Desulfuromonas acetexigens DNA harbors:
- a CDS encoding putative nucleotidyltransferase substrate binding domain-containing protein, which produces MPLFKHLKEAQPFSQLPDAIRDEICAAAILKRYASGVYLFKQNDPPTGFLYVIKEGLVEITVLAPGGEEMVVDYRNESTFVGGTPIFTGEPYTGGARTVKQTDCYLIPADILKRAAADYPQVGDYFTRIIHSRVRKLYTEIVADHTQQALTHMEAYPFKKRLSEIMTSPVETCAPEDTVRQVAQRLGKRQISALLVADEHNTHLGLITERDLVAKALAPEGANPDTLTAADVMNRKTCSMPPSTYMYEAMAYMLNHQIRHLPVVDNGEVVGMVTVRDLMRFRSQKAMLLVGNIREERSLEGLAAIRREIVGVARTLLSETRRTPEVMEILSYIHHGIIRQVYDLCLEQMLAEGYRPPNIRYCFLLMGSGGRREMLLNPDQDNGFIFEDVPDDRLPEIEDFFAPFAEKIVNALNRVGYPLCAGRVMVNNPLWRGRLGDWDRRISDWVNDPEPQKVRYSSIFFDFTPLAGDAALALSLRAIVDREIREFQGFLYHMMSLDLRYKVPIGLLGRFLTEKSGEHNGELSLKQGGSIYIVDCVRMFALEKGLPELSTLDRLKALVKRNVFSVETAEHIRAAFEALTFLRLRTEIAAFAAGREPSHYLDPSLLSKTEQDLLREAFNAVSKLQEATKRHFARTPF; this is translated from the coding sequence ATGCCCCTGTTCAAGCATCTCAAGGAAGCCCAACCTTTCAGCCAGCTCCCCGACGCCATCCGCGACGAAATCTGCGCAGCGGCCATCCTGAAAAGGTATGCGTCGGGGGTCTACCTCTTCAAGCAGAACGACCCGCCCACCGGCTTTCTCTACGTCATCAAGGAAGGGCTGGTCGAGATTACCGTCCTCGCCCCCGGCGGGGAAGAGATGGTGGTCGACTACCGCAACGAAAGCACCTTCGTAGGCGGCACGCCGATCTTTACCGGTGAGCCCTACACCGGCGGCGCCCGCACCGTCAAGCAGACCGACTGCTATCTCATTCCCGCCGACATCCTCAAGCGCGCCGCCGCCGACTATCCCCAGGTCGGCGACTATTTCACCCGCATCATCCATTCGCGCGTACGCAAGCTCTATACGGAAATCGTCGCCGACCACACCCAGCAGGCCCTCACCCACATGGAGGCCTACCCGTTCAAAAAACGCCTCTCCGAAATCATGACTTCGCCGGTGGAGACCTGCGCGCCCGAGGATACCGTGCGCCAGGTCGCCCAGCGCCTGGGCAAGCGGCAGATCAGCGCCCTGCTGGTGGCCGATGAGCACAACACCCATCTCGGCCTGATCACCGAGCGGGATCTCGTCGCCAAGGCCCTGGCCCCGGAGGGGGCCAATCCCGACACCCTGACCGCCGCCGACGTCATGAATCGCAAGACCTGCTCGATGCCGCCCTCGACTTACATGTACGAAGCGATGGCCTACATGCTCAACCACCAGATTCGCCACCTGCCGGTGGTGGATAACGGCGAGGTCGTCGGTATGGTCACCGTGCGCGATCTGATGCGTTTCCGCAGCCAGAAGGCGATGCTGCTGGTGGGGAACATCCGCGAGGAGCGGTCCCTGGAAGGGCTGGCGGCGATCCGCCGCGAGATCGTCGGTGTCGCCCGCACCCTGCTCTCGGAAACCCGCCGCACCCCGGAAGTCATGGAGATTCTCTCCTACATCCACCACGGCATCATCCGCCAGGTCTACGATCTGTGTCTGGAGCAGATGCTCGCCGAAGGCTACCGGCCGCCCAACATCCGCTACTGCTTCCTGCTCATGGGCAGTGGCGGCCGCCGCGAGATGCTGCTCAATCCCGACCAGGACAACGGCTTTATTTTTGAGGATGTCCCCGACGACCGCCTGCCCGAGATCGAAGATTTCTTCGCCCCCTTCGCCGAGAAGATTGTCAACGCCCTGAACCGGGTCGGCTACCCCCTCTGCGCCGGCAGGGTCATGGTCAACAACCCCCTCTGGCGCGGCCGGCTGGGGGACTGGGACCGGCGCATCAGCGACTGGGTGAACGATCCCGAGCCGCAAAAAGTCCGCTACTCGTCGATCTTCTTCGACTTCACCCCCCTGGCCGGGGACGCCGCGCTGGCCTTGAGCTTACGCGCCATTGTCGACCGGGAAATCCGCGAGTTTCAGGGTTTTCTTTATCACATGATGTCCCTCGACCTGCGCTACAAGGTCCCCATCGGCCTGCTCGGCCGCTTCCTCACGGAAAAGAGCGGCGAGCACAATGGGGAACTTTCCCTCAAGCAGGGGGGAAGCATCTACATCGTCGACTGCGTTCGCATGTTCGCCCTGGAAAAGGGGCTGCCCGAGCTCTCCACCCTCGACCGGCTCAAGGCCCTGGTCAAGCGCAACGTCTTTTCCGTGGAGACCGCCGAACATATCCGCGCCGCCTTCGAGGCCCTGACCTTCCTGCGTCTGCGCACCGAAATCGCCGCCTTCGCAGCGGGACGGGAACCGAGCCACTATCTCGACCCCAGCCTGTTGTCGAAGACCGAGCAGGACCTGCTGCGCGAAGCCTTCAACGCCGTGAGCAAGCTGCAGGAAGCGACCAAGCGCCATTTCGCCCGAACTCCCTTCTGA
- a CDS encoding MBL fold metallo-hydrolase gives MAIRLTILCENSVRPQANLIGEHGFACHVETPAGNYLFDTGQGFGIIQNALTLKKDLAKLKAILLSHGHYDHTGGLPEVLRRTGPIDVHGHPDLFLARYREDRFIGIPHRREYLEAQGARFILNREMHKVAQGLWLTGEVPRHTAFEQGDPLMTAVCCGTTSHDDILDDLSLVVESEKGLILVLGCAHAGLVNIMDHVLAKLGRDGFYAILGGTHLGFADDAQFERTLQALDNYKVEKLGVSHCTGLPHAARLQAILGERFFFGSVGSVLEG, from the coding sequence ATGGCGATCCGACTGACCATCCTCTGTGAAAATTCCGTCCGCCCCCAGGCCAATCTGATTGGCGAACACGGCTTCGCCTGTCATGTGGAGACCCCCGCCGGCAACTACCTGTTCGACACCGGCCAAGGCTTCGGCATCATCCAGAACGCCCTCACCCTGAAGAAGGATCTCGCCAAACTCAAGGCGATCCTCCTCAGCCACGGCCATTACGACCACACCGGCGGCCTGCCCGAGGTACTGCGCCGCACCGGTCCCATCGACGTCCACGGCCATCCCGACCTCTTTTTGGCCCGCTACCGGGAAGACCGCTTCATCGGCATCCCCCACCGCCGGGAATATCTCGAAGCCCAGGGTGCCCGCTTCATCCTCAACCGGGAAATGCACAAAGTCGCTCAGGGGCTGTGGCTGACCGGCGAGGTGCCGCGCCATACCGCCTTCGAGCAGGGGGATCCGCTGATGACGGCGGTTTGCTGCGGGACGACGAGCCACGACGACATACTCGACGATCTCTCGCTGGTGGTCGAATCGGAGAAGGGCCTGATCCTGGTCCTCGGCTGCGCCCACGCCGGACTGGTCAACATCATGGATCATGTGCTGGCGAAACTTGGCCGCGACGGTTTTTACGCCATTCTCGGCGGCACCCATCTCGGTTTCGCCGACGATGCCCAGTTTGAGCGGACCCTGCAGGCGCTGGACAACTATAAGGTGGAAAAACTCGGGGTTTCCCATTGCACCGGTTTGCCCCATGCCGCCCGCTTGCAGGCGATTCTGGGGGAGCGCTTCTTTTTCGGTTCGGTAGGGAGTGTGCTGGAGGGATAA
- a CDS encoding ABC transporter permease, with amino-acid sequence MTAVSAILDRLRLSARILHMALTAVWAYRLRSCFVILGVGLGIASLTVIVAAIDGAERKAYEIVDTFGPDAIFVIGGDIRNRAVGQRFNTLTEADVEVLRQSLPGAYLVVPMRSQHNLPVRFERNKIQVSAIVGATEGYAQVWNWPLSEGRDFTAEDIERGAKVCLIGDAPARELFGDRSPLGQTIFIEKLPVQVIGRLIYRGTPTGGGTPIDERIIVPLTTLTQRFNLDRKYFRALRVKFTSTDNMAFHVENLRSLLRHQHRIAEGEPDDFSLLTADEILKFLSMFKGGLLVFLGITATVAVLVGGFVLANLFYLSVDERKAEIGLKKALGARDGAVLAQFLAEAVILTLIGALLGMTLGMGMAKLLEKLEILEILFSWKVFTWSTLSAVAIGILFGLRPARRAAAMVPIEVLKG; translated from the coding sequence ATGACGGCCGTATCCGCAATTCTTGATCGCCTGCGCCTGAGTGCGCGTATCCTGCACATGGCGCTGACCGCGGTCTGGGCCTATCGGCTGCGCAGCTGTTTCGTCATCCTCGGCGTCGGCCTCGGCATCGCCTCGCTGACCGTCATCGTCGCCGCCATCGACGGCGCCGAGCGCAAGGCCTACGAAATCGTCGACACCTTCGGCCCCGACGCGATCTTCGTCATCGGCGGCGATATCCGCAACCGCGCCGTCGGTCAGCGTTTCAACACCTTGACCGAAGCCGATGTCGAGGTTCTGCGCCAGTCGCTGCCGGGCGCCTACCTGGTGGTTCCGATGCGCTCCCAGCACAACCTGCCGGTGCGCTTCGAGCGGAACAAGATCCAGGTTTCCGCCATCGTCGGCGCCACCGAAGGCTACGCCCAGGTCTGGAACTGGCCTCTTTCCGAGGGGCGGGACTTCACCGCCGAGGATATCGAACGGGGGGCCAAGGTCTGCCTCATCGGCGACGCTCCGGCGCGGGAGCTCTTCGGCGACCGTTCCCCCCTGGGGCAGACCATCTTCATCGAAAAGCTGCCGGTACAGGTCATCGGCCGCCTCATCTACCGCGGCACCCCCACCGGCGGCGGCACGCCCATCGACGAACGCATCATCGTGCCGCTCACCACCCTGACCCAGCGTTTCAACCTCGACCGCAAATATTTCCGCGCCCTGCGGGTCAAGTTCACCTCCACCGACAACATGGCTTTCCACGTTGAGAATCTGCGCTCCCTGCTGCGCCATCAACACCGCATTGCCGAGGGCGAGCCCGACGATTTCAGCCTGCTGACCGCCGACGAGATTCTCAAATTCCTCTCCATGTTCAAGGGCGGGCTGCTCGTCTTTCTCGGCATCACCGCCACCGTCGCCGTTTTGGTCGGCGGTTTCGTGCTGGCCAACCTCTTCTACCTGAGCGTCGATGAGCGCAAGGCGGAAATCGGCCTGAAAAAAGCCCTCGGCGCCCGCGACGGTGCGGTGCTGGCGCAGTTTCTGGCGGAAGCGGTAATCCTCACCCTGATCGGCGCCCTGCTCGGCATGACCCTCGGCATGGGCATGGCGAAGCTCCTGGAAAAACTGGAAATCCTGGAGATCCTTTTCTCCTGGAAGGTCTTCACCTGGTCCACCCTTTCCGCCGTCGCCATCGGCATCCTCTTCGGCCTACGCCCGGCCCGCCGCGCCGCAGCGATGGTGCCGATCGAGGTTTTGAAGGGATAA
- a CDS encoding efflux RND transporter periplasmic adaptor subunit produces the protein MKKTIALILVLGALGGALWWWKATHKKTEIRILATEKVERGTVRKVLEETGIIKSQVGGIVKIGARATGVIDRMLVKVGDRVEAGQLVATIDSRELVAQADEARARLASLRAERERIARVYPLRIAETEAERELATARADYSQNNYQRQQRLVAERVISQDELERARQQAEIDGGQVRSRQAAHEREQQEFAQETRKAELAVSQAEAALAALEIRISYTAVKSPLSGVVSQVTAQEGETIVAGLQVANLVTVIDPTRLEMWVYVDETDVGLAQPGQLVEFKVDAYPDRTFEGHVATIYPEPEIRDNIVYYRALVKIDSEQALLLRPEMTTQVRIVVEEKQDVPRLPNAALKWVNGEQIVFVKQAAGGVGQVRPKLGLAGLGHTEVIEGLSEGDVVATRVELPDQAPAKRK, from the coding sequence ATGAAAAAAACCATCGCCCTGATTCTTGTTCTCGGTGCCCTCGGCGGCGCCCTCTGGTGGTGGAAAGCCACGCATAAAAAAACGGAGATCCGTATCCTGGCCACGGAAAAGGTCGAGCGGGGAACGGTGCGCAAGGTGCTGGAAGAGACCGGCATCATCAAGTCCCAGGTGGGGGGCATCGTCAAAATCGGCGCCCGCGCCACCGGGGTCATCGACCGTATGCTGGTTAAGGTCGGCGACCGGGTCGAGGCCGGGCAACTGGTGGCGACGATCGACAGCCGCGAGCTGGTCGCCCAGGCCGACGAAGCCCGCGCCCGCCTCGCCTCGTTGCGCGCCGAACGGGAACGCATCGCCCGCGTCTACCCCCTGCGCATCGCCGAAACGGAAGCGGAACGGGAATTGGCGACCGCCCGGGCGGACTATTCACAAAACAACTACCAGCGCCAGCAACGCCTGGTGGCGGAGCGGGTCATCTCCCAGGATGAACTGGAAAGGGCCCGGCAGCAGGCGGAGATCGACGGCGGACAGGTCCGTTCCCGTCAGGCCGCACACGAACGGGAACAGCAGGAGTTCGCCCAGGAAACGCGCAAGGCGGAACTGGCAGTGAGCCAGGCCGAGGCGGCGCTGGCGGCGCTGGAGATCCGTATCTCCTACACCGCGGTAAAAAGTCCCCTCTCCGGCGTTGTCAGCCAGGTTACGGCCCAGGAGGGGGAAACCATCGTCGCCGGGCTGCAGGTCGCCAATCTGGTCACAGTGATCGACCCCACCCGCCTGGAGATGTGGGTCTATGTGGATGAAACCGACGTCGGCCTGGCCCAGCCCGGGCAGCTGGTGGAATTCAAGGTCGACGCCTATCCGGACAGAACCTTCGAAGGGCACGTCGCCACCATCTACCCCGAACCGGAGATCCGCGACAACATCGTCTACTACCGGGCGCTGGTGAAGATCGACAGCGAACAGGCGCTGCTCCTGCGCCCGGAAATGACCACCCAGGTACGCATCGTCGTCGAGGAGAAGCAGGATGTGCCGCGCCTGCCCAACGCTGCCCTCAAGTGGGTGAACGGCGAACAGATCGTTTTTGTCAAACAGGCCGCGGGTGGAGTCGGCCAGGTCAGGCCTAAACTGGGGCTGGCCGGTCTCGGCCACACGGAAGTGATCGAAGGGCTCAGCGAGGGGGATGTGGTCGCCACTCGGGTCGAGCTGCCCGATCAGGCCCCGGCCAAGAGGAAATAG
- the mtgA gene encoding monofunctional biosynthetic peptidoglycan transglycosylase codes for MNPQVPMEGKRRSVPRRLLLALAKTAVALVVLSVLAVLVLRFVPPVTSAFMVTRYAEGVFGGHAYTAIDYRWVNWKKISPQMPLAAVAAEDQKFPDHFGFDFEAMADAFEDMEDGGRVRGASTISQQVAKNLFLWKGQSFFRKGIEAGFTVLIETLWPKQRILEVYLNIAEFGDGVYGVEAAAQRYFGKPAAKLSSREAARLAAVLPNPKRFKAAAPSAYVERRTMRIERQMRNLGPDYLREVWRAP; via the coding sequence ATGAATCCCCAAGTCCCGATGGAAGGCAAACGCAGATCGGTACCCCGCCGGTTGTTGCTCGCTCTTGCGAAGACGGCCGTCGCTCTGGTTGTGCTGTCGGTGCTGGCGGTACTGGTGTTGCGGTTCGTGCCGCCGGTGACCAGTGCCTTCATGGTGACGCGCTATGCCGAAGGGGTCTTTGGGGGCCACGCCTATACCGCTATTGACTATCGCTGGGTGAATTGGAAGAAGATTTCGCCGCAGATGCCGCTGGCGGCGGTGGCGGCCGAGGATCAGAAGTTTCCCGACCATTTCGGTTTCGATTTCGAGGCGATGGCCGACGCCTTCGAAGACATGGAAGACGGCGGCCGCGTTCGGGGGGCCAGCACCATCAGCCAGCAGGTCGCCAAAAACCTCTTTCTGTGGAAGGGGCAAAGTTTTTTTCGCAAGGGGATTGAAGCCGGCTTCACCGTGCTGATCGAAACGCTCTGGCCGAAGCAGCGGATTCTCGAAGTCTACCTGAACATCGCCGAATTCGGCGACGGCGTCTACGGGGTGGAAGCGGCGGCGCAGCGCTATTTCGGCAAACCGGCGGCGAAGCTGTCCTCGCGGGAAGCGGCGCGGCTGGCGGCGGTGCTTCCCAATCCGAAACGCTTCAAAGCAGCGGCGCCCTCGGCTTACGTCGAGCGGCGGACGATGCGCATCGAACGGCAGATGCGCAACTTAGGGCCCGACTATCTGCGGGAGGTCTGGCGCGCTCCCTGA
- a CDS encoding erythromycin esterase family protein, protein MKKTFLALLGIVLLTGFPSPAPAVETTEIPLVAHLRERALPLATEADLDPLLARAHGARLILLGDGSHGSYDFYRVRAHISQRLIAEQDIAFIAVEGDWASTAEVDRYVRHLPGAAASAAEALRAFNRWPDWVWKNSEFERLVEWLHRFNGERPPERRVALYGMDLLGFPDSLQKLIDHPATTEAGSSFRQCLAPYLDNPLTYPVALAQGATDCTPELAALRARVAASDDHDGDLAAQLHVVENAEAYYRAMATSSASAWNRRVAHFAETLERLLDRHGPAARGLVWAHNTHVGDARLSAMAGQGMQSLGELLRTRFGTESTLLVGSATYTGSVLSGRDWGAPVATLPVPPAMEGSFEDLMHRAGHAVAYWLFAPGDRHDGPLAAPCGLRAIGVVYQPEFDARDNYLATILPGRFDAFIFIDRTRALEIPPSPSEKERP, encoded by the coding sequence ATGAAAAAGACCTTCCTGGCACTGCTGGGCATCGTGCTGCTGACGGGATTCCCATCTCCCGCTCCGGCCGTGGAAACCACGGAAATCCCCCTGGTCGCGCATCTGCGCGAGCGGGCGCTGCCCCTGGCGACCGAGGCCGATCTCGATCCGCTGCTGGCGCGGGCGCACGGGGCGCGCCTGATCCTCCTCGGCGACGGCAGCCACGGCAGCTACGACTTCTATCGGGTGCGCGCCCACATCAGCCAACGGCTCATCGCCGAGCAGGATATCGCCTTTATCGCCGTCGAGGGGGATTGGGCGAGCACGGCGGAAGTCGACCGCTATGTCCGCCATTTGCCGGGGGCCGCCGCGAGTGCCGCCGAAGCCCTGCGCGCCTTCAACCGCTGGCCGGACTGGGTCTGGAAAAACAGCGAGTTCGAACGGCTGGTGGAGTGGCTGCACCGCTTCAACGGCGAACGCCCGCCCGAGCGGCGCGTCGCCCTCTACGGCATGGATCTCCTCGGCTTCCCCGACTCCCTGCAAAAGCTCATCGACCATCCGGCCACAACCGAAGCCGGGAGCTCCTTCCGGCAATGTCTGGCGCCCTACCTGGACAATCCCCTCACCTACCCCGTCGCCCTCGCGCAGGGGGCGACGGACTGCACCCCGGAACTCGCCGCCCTGCGCGCCCGAGTGGCCGCGAGTGACGATCACGACGGCGATCTCGCCGCCCAGCTGCATGTGGTGGAAAACGCCGAAGCCTACTACCGGGCCATGGCCACCTCCTCCGCCTCAGCCTGGAACCGGCGGGTGGCCCATTTCGCCGAAACCCTGGAGCGGCTGCTCGACCGGCACGGCCCCGCCGCCCGGGGCCTCGTCTGGGCGCACAACACCCACGTCGGCGACGCTCGCCTCAGCGCCATGGCCGGACAGGGGATGCAGAGTCTCGGCGAGCTGCTGCGGACCCGTTTCGGCACCGAATCAACGCTGCTGGTCGGCTCGGCCACCTACACGGGGAGCGTGCTTTCCGGCCGGGACTGGGGCGCCCCGGTGGCGACCCTGCCCGTCCCCCCGGCCATGGAGGGGAGCTTCGAGGATCTCATGCACCGCGCCGGGCATGCCGTCGCCTACTGGCTCTTCGCTCCCGGCGACCGTCACGACGGACCTCTCGCCGCCCCTTGCGGCCTGCGCGCCATCGGCGTCGTCTATCAGCCCGAGTTCGACGCCCGGGACAACTATCTGGCCACCATCCTGCCGGGGCGCTTCGACGCCTTCATCTTCATCGACCGGACCCGGGCACTGGAGATCCCGCCTTCCCCCAGCGAAAAGGAAAGGCCATGA
- a CDS encoding SH3 domain-containing protein produces the protein MKVVALVFTALLLAGPAFAEMVTVTVGQAELRDKPAVSGSKIVATVPLATPLEVRDTQDRYLQVKDFKGTVGWIHNTLVGKSPAVVITKDSVNVRKGPGTEHPVAFKGMRGETYPVLEQQGDWVQIGGQEEERSGWISKSLTWGL, from the coding sequence ATGAAAGTCGTCGCACTCGTTTTCACCGCCTTACTGCTGGCCGGACCGGCCTTCGCCGAGATGGTCACCGTCACCGTCGGCCAGGCCGAACTGCGGGACAAGCCCGCCGTGAGTGGCTCCAAAATCGTCGCTACCGTCCCCCTCGCCACCCCGCTCGAGGTACGTGACACCCAGGACCGCTACCTGCAGGTCAAGGATTTCAAAGGCACCGTCGGCTGGATTCACAACACCCTGGTCGGCAAAAGCCCGGCCGTGGTTATCACCAAAGACAGCGTCAACGTGCGCAAGGGCCCGGGGACCGAGCATCCCGTCGCCTTCAAAGGCATGCGTGGCGAAACCTACCCGGTGCTGGAACAGCAGGGGGATTGGGTCCAAATCGGTGGGCAGGAAGAAGAACGCAGCGGCTGGATCAGCAAAAGCCTGACCTGGGGGCTGTAA
- a CDS encoding HigA family addiction module antitoxin, with amino-acid sequence MIPTDRIPAHPGTILKEEFLDELGVSQVAFAAHVQVPVQRINEIVRGKRGITSETAWLLAQALDTTPEFWLNLQAAHDLALNRPQKTIAKLRLAS; translated from the coding sequence ATGATCCCGACTGATCGCATCCCGGCCCATCCCGGCACCATCCTCAAAGAAGAATTTCTCGACGAACTCGGCGTCAGCCAGGTGGCGTTCGCCGCGCATGTCCAGGTTCCCGTGCAGCGCATCAACGAGATTGTGCGCGGCAAGCGGGGCATCACCTCGGAAACGGCTTGGCTGCTGGCTCAGGCCCTCGACACGACCCCTGAGTTCTGGCTCAACCTGCAAGCCGCTCACGATCTTGCGCTGAACCGCCCGCAAAAGACCATTGCGAAACTCCGCCTGGCGAGCTGA
- a CDS encoding ABC transporter ATP-binding protein, translating to MTANDTIIRLTDIGKIFSQGGAPVEVLKGISLDIAAGEFIALLGTSGSGKSTLMHILGLLDRPTAGSYLLGGRDVAQLADDQLSELRNQMVGFIFQSFYLIPYVSARENVMLPGLYSHTPGRKLKARAEELLALVGLADRMEFKPSQLSGGQQQRVAIARALVNDPQVLLADEPTGQLDSKTSVEILELLSAINRQGRTVILVTHDQQTAAYAQRRIVLDDGRIRNS from the coding sequence GTGACCGCAAACGACACCATCATCCGCCTCACGGATATCGGCAAGATATTCAGCCAGGGGGGCGCACCCGTCGAAGTCCTCAAGGGGATCTCCCTGGATATCGCCGCCGGTGAGTTTATCGCCCTGCTCGGCACCTCGGGTTCGGGCAAATCGACCCTCATGCACATCCTCGGCCTGCTCGACCGGCCGACGGCCGGGAGCTACCTCCTCGGCGGCCGGGACGTGGCACAACTGGCCGACGACCAACTGAGCGAACTGCGCAATCAGATGGTCGGCTTCATCTTCCAATCCTTTTATCTCATTCCCTATGTTTCGGCCCGGGAGAACGTCATGTTGCCGGGGCTTTACAGCCACACGCCGGGACGCAAACTCAAGGCCCGCGCCGAAGAGTTGCTGGCCTTGGTCGGTCTCGCCGACCGCATGGAGTTCAAACCGAGCCAGCTCTCCGGCGGCCAGCAACAGCGGGTGGCCATCGCCCGGGCGCTGGTCAACGATCCCCAGGTGCTGCTGGCCGACGAACCGACCGGCCAACTCGACTCGAAAACCAGCGTCGAGATTCTCGAACTGCTCAGCGCCATTAACCGCCAGGGGCGCACGGTGATCCTCGTCACCCATGACCAGCAGACCGCCGCCTATGCGCAACGCCGGATTGTTCTCGATGACGGCCGTATCCGCAATTCTTGA
- a CDS encoding ABC transporter permease — MPLSLKIALSSLRAHRLRTLLAMIGVLLGALALTGVQHVSMAMLEKTEVETAKLGSNLFIAQSGQLAFRRDGTARARNEARNFTLADARALIQGIPSVHRGAPFITQTMPIRLGDNKIPSQIVATTDAYPEVRNFRPAHGRFFSAAEEEERARVVVLGAKIAERLFGSPEKALGRQVFFFRAGAQVIGVMESKGADISGTDQDEQVFVPISTFMRRMANQNWISGVYLQLDRPDAHETARPAAEAILRARHHIGPGKEDDFSLMTAKDTMKVQQQALDLVGTLGLISSSISFAVGGLGILSIMVLLVRTRRLEIGVRRAVGARRLDIVRQFMLEAALMAGSGGGLGVVLALALVVVVCRLGNMPLVIDPLLIGGSLGGSVLLGLAAGAYPAWQAAHIEILDVLKNHE, encoded by the coding sequence ATGCCCCTGAGTCTCAAAATCGCCCTCTCTTCCCTACGCGCCCATCGCCTGCGTACCCTGCTGGCGATGATCGGCGTGCTCCTCGGCGCCCTGGCGCTGACCGGGGTGCAGCACGTCTCCATGGCGATGCTGGAAAAAACCGAGGTGGAAACGGCCAAGCTCGGCAGCAATCTTTTCATCGCCCAGAGCGGCCAGCTCGCCTTCCGTCGGGACGGCACCGCCCGCGCCCGCAACGAAGCGCGCAACTTCACCCTTGCCGACGCCCGGGCACTGATCCAGGGGATTCCCTCGGTGCACCGCGGCGCCCCCTTCATCACCCAGACCATGCCGATCCGCCTCGGCGACAACAAGATCCCCTCCCAGATAGTGGCGACCACCGACGCCTATCCCGAAGTACGCAACTTCCGCCCCGCCCACGGCCGTTTCTTCAGCGCCGCCGAGGAAGAGGAGCGGGCACGGGTGGTGGTGCTCGGCGCCAAGATCGCCGAACGCCTCTTCGGCTCGCCGGAAAAAGCCCTCGGGCGGCAAGTCTTCTTCTTTCGCGCCGGCGCCCAGGTGATCGGGGTGATGGAGAGCAAGGGGGCGGACATTTCCGGCACCGATCAGGATGAGCAGGTCTTCGTTCCCATCAGCACTTTCATGCGACGCATGGCCAACCAGAACTGGATCAGCGGCGTCTACCTGCAACTCGACCGTCCCGACGCCCATGAGACGGCGCGCCCGGCGGCGGAAGCGATCCTGCGCGCGCGCCACCACATCGGCCCGGGCAAGGAGGACGACTTTTCCCTGATGACCGCCAAGGACACCATGAAGGTGCAGCAACAGGCCCTCGATCTGGTCGGCACCCTCGGCCTGATCAGTTCGTCGATTTCCTTCGCCGTCGGCGGCCTCGGCATTCTCTCGATCATGGTCCTGCTGGTGCGCACCCGCCGTCTGGAGATCGGCGTGCGCCGGGCGGTCGGGGCGCGGCGGCTCGACATCGTCCGCCAGTTCATGCTGGAAGCGGCGCTGATGGCGGGGAGCGGCGGCGGTCTCGGCGTCGTGCTGGCGCTGGCCCTGGTGGTGGTCGTCTGCCGCCTCGGCAACATGCCCCTGGTCATCGATCCCCTGCTCATCGGCGGCTCCCTCGGCGGCTCGGTGCTGCTGGGGCTGGCCGCCGGCGCCTATCCGGCCTGGCAGGCGGCGCACATCGAAATTCTCGACGTGCTGAAAAACCACGAGTAA
- a CDS encoding DUF2889 domain-containing protein, which produces MTAANPMQDFQRTIDYGVRAEADGRMTLTARLRDRFHDIEVAIVADIATLEILASRVEFHRAPTAHCTEAADKGAPLHGFVIGRGLSRKLNEVFGGPQGCGNLRVMLAGLLPLAINLQAGAGLADEEAALTAIHDRLLGTCAGYPQQGP; this is translated from the coding sequence ATGACCGCCGCCAATCCCATGCAAGACTTTCAGCGCACCATCGATTACGGCGTCAGGGCCGAAGCGGACGGACGCATGACCCTGACCGCCCGCCTGCGCGACCGCTTCCACGACATCGAAGTCGCAATCGTCGCCGACATCGCCACCCTCGAAATCCTCGCCAGTCGTGTCGAGTTCCACCGCGCCCCCACCGCCCATTGCACGGAGGCGGCGGACAAGGGCGCCCCATTGCACGGCTTCGTCATCGGCCGGGGTCTGAGCCGCAAACTGAACGAGGTCTTCGGCGGCCCCCAAGGCTGCGGCAACCTGCGGGTCATGCTCGCCGGCCTGCTGCCGCTGGCGATCAACCTGCAGGCCGGCGCCGGACTCGCCGACGAAGAGGCTGCCCTCACCGCCATCCACGACCGCCTGCTCGGCACCTGCGCCGGGTATCCGCAACAGGGACCGTGA